One genomic region from Argentina anserina chromosome 2, drPotAnse1.1, whole genome shotgun sequence encodes:
- the LOC126783167 gene encoding BRCA1-associated RING domain protein 1 has product MADSVNHASDSGNHRNGVVSSTNKNALKLHLQKLGLELTCPLCLGFFNRPTLLPCNHIFCSGCVPNRNNFGAECPLCNIQVPGEDLRQAPFMESIVAIYKNMKATCCINSSQPISSDGITASGQRQVSHNASFAGKTTKQSFDNCQEGKSESAQIIVSSRSNKRVWVPCSQKYSVTDGIEKDDKGDTCSMPIDGNLEGVELRTGLKSNVGVDHISPSPSSLMRSVALNECTTAERDVNPIVQSLLDSPPSFGDLRGSDNDNSFDQHSEQISDSSLIRGSIRKIDDRTEQLRPDGSASDTDGHLRELKRPKKLDCGSVSGTNSEQKLELGTRLIVSYANNTICAFCQSSTISEATGQMLHYSKGKLVEGDGAIVSDVMHVHKICIDWAPQVYFKDDTIKNLKAEVTRGAKLKCAKCGVKGAALGCYVKSCRRSYHVTCAIEVSKCRWDNENFLLLCPTHCSHRFPNEKLNHHKHKKFQLSNVRAASNGVNNWVFCPSGLSSEEKFFLITFAETNGATLSKSWTPDVTHVIAALDGDGAYVRTFKIFMAILAGKWIVKIDWVKACMEAKQHVDEEPYEVTLDNYGCRSGAKGGRLRALSNDLKLFNGLNFYFAGEFVLERMEDYKKLVLAAGGTVFNSKEELLEASNHEKGASRILVVYNLDPPPGCKLGEEVTILWQRSNEAQDIASKIGAEYVFHTWLLESIARYELQPIVC; this is encoded by the exons ATGGCCGACTCCGTCAACCACGCTTCAGATTCCGGCAATCACCGCAACGGCGTCGTTTCGTCTACGAACAAGAACGCCCTCAAGCTCCACCTCCAGAAGCTCGGCCTCGAGCTCACCTGCCCTCTCTG CCTAGGGTTCTTCAATCGGCCGACACTGCTGCCGTGCAATCACATCTTCTGCAG CGGCTGTGTGCCCAATCGGAACAATTTCGGAGCGGAGTGTCCTCTCTGTAACATCCAAGTTCCTGGTGAAG ATCTGAGGCAAGCGCCTTTCATGGAAAGCATTGTAGCAATATACAAAAACATGAAGGCGACTTGCTGTATCAACTCATCCCAGCCCATATCTTCAG ATGGTATAACAGCTTCGGGTCAAAGGCAGGTTTCACATAATGCCAGTTTCGCAGggaaaacaactaaacaatcGTTTGACAATTGCCAAGAGGGTAAATCAGAAAGTGCCCAGATCATTGTTTCATCAAGGAGTAATAAGCGAGTTTGGGTTCCATGTAGTCAGAAATATTCTGTGACAGATGGAATTGAGAAGGATGACAAAGGAGACACCTGTAGCATGCCAATAGATGGTAACCTTGAAGGAGTCGAGTTGCGTACAGGACTAAAATCTAATGTTGGGGTAGATCACATTTCACCATCACCAAGTTCTCTAATGAGATCTGTGGCACTGAATGAGTGCACGACTGCAGAAAGAGATGTGAATCCAATAGTGCAGTCTTTGCTGGATAGTCCTCCTTCATTTGGTGATCTCAGGGGTTCAGATAATGATAATAGCTTTGACCAGCATTCTGAGCAA aTTTCAGACAGTTCTTTGATCAGGGGGTCAATCAGGAAAATTGATGATAGAACAGAGCAATTGAGGCCTGATGGTTCTGCATCTGATACTGATGGTCATTTGAGGGAACTCAAGAGACCAAAAAAATTGGACTGTGGGTCAGTCTCAGGAACTAATTCTGAGCAGAAACTTGAATTAGGAACACGTTTGATTGTGTCTTATGCAAATAACACAATCTGTGCATTTTGCCAGTCTTCCACAATCTCAGAG GCCACTGGGCAAATGTTGCACTATTCCAAGGGGAAATTGGTGGAGGGAGATGGTGCAATTGTTTCTGATGTCATGCATGTTCACAAGATATGCATTGATTG GGCACCACAAGTGTACTTTAAAGATGATACCATTAAAAATTTGAAGGCAGAAGTGACAAGGGGTGCAAAACTAAAATGCGCTAAATGTGGGGTAAAGGGAGCAGCCTTGGGATGCTATGTGAAATCCTGCCGACGAAGCTATCATGTTACGTGTGCAATTGAAGTTTCCAAGTGCCGTTGGGATAAT GAAAACTTTCTGCTGCTGTGTCCAACACATTGTTCACATAGATTTCCCAACGAGAAGTTGAATCATCACAAGCACAA AAAATTTCAGCTCTCCAACGTTAGAGCAGCTTCAAATGGAGTGAACAACTGGGTCTTTTGTCCTTCTGGTTTGTCTTCTGAAGAGAAG TTTTTTCTAATCACATTTGCTGAGACAAATGGTGCAACTTTGTCCAAGAGCTGGACACCTGATGTTACCCATGTGATTGCTGCCCTTGATGGGGATGGTGCATATGTCCGGacatttaaaattttcatggCCATTTTGGCAGGAAAATGGATTGTGAAAATTGACT GGGTAAAAGCATGCATGGAAGCCAAGCAACATGTGGATGAAGAACCTTATGAAGTTACTCTTGATAACTATGGGTGCCGCAGTGGCGCGAAAGGTGGCAGGCTTAGGGCATTAAGCAAT GATCTGAAGCTCTTCAATGGTTTGAATTTCTATTTTGCTGGTGAATTCGTACTGGAACGGATGGAAGACTACAAGAAATTGGTCCTAGCTGCAGGAGGTACTGTTTTTAACAGTAAGGAAGAATTGCTGGAAGCAAGTAATCATGAGAAGGGAGCTTCAAGGATACTAGTTGTTTACAACCTTGACCCCCCACCAGGATGCAAGTTGGGGGAAGAAGTTACCATACTTTGGCAAAGGTCTAATGAGGCACAAGATATAGCTTCAAAAATTGGAGCTGAATATGTCTTTCACACATGGTTGTTGGAGTCTATTGCGAGATATGAGCTGCAGCCAATTGTCTGTTGA